The genomic region CTGATCAGGCAGACCGCGCCCGGCATCCGGTTCGCCGCGTTCGCCGGCAGCGGGTTCCACATCATCACCAGCGGCACGTGCTGGCTGATCGGCGGGGACGAGCCGCGGTCGTTGGCGCCGGGCGACATCGTGCTCACGTCGTCCGGTGGTGAGCACGGTCTCAGCACGCGGCCGTGCGCGCTGGCCGACCTCCCGCTCGTGCGGATGGGACCGCTCCCACCGGCGCCGAGGCCCACGCCGTTCGAGTTCCTGTGCGGCGCCTACCGGCTGCAGCACCACCGCGCGCCCCAGTACCTGCGCGCGCTGCCGGACCTGATCGCGGTGTCCCCCGACTACGACGGCCGGCCCGAGTTGCGCTCGCTCGTCGGCCTGCTCGCCGCGGACGCCTCCGCGGCCAGACCGGGGTCCGGTGCGACGTTGCGAGCGGTGCTGGACCTGATCCTCGTGCAGGTGCTCCAGCAGTGGGAGGAGCACGACGGCGCGTCCTGGCGGCCGGAGGCCGCGCACCCCGGTGTGGTCGCCGCCCTGCGGGAGATCCACGAGAAGCCGCA from Lentzea guizhouensis harbors:
- a CDS encoding AraC family transcriptional regulator; this encodes MDLISDAIRTVRVGTANARLIRQTAPGIRFAAFAGSGFHIITSGTCWLIGGDEPRSLAPGDIVLTSSGGEHGLSTRPCALADLPLVRMGPLPPAPRPTPFEFLCGAYRLQHHRAPQYLRALPDLIAVSPDYDGRPELRSLVGLLAADASAARPGSGATLRAVLDLILVQVLQQWEEHDGASWRPEAAHPGVVAALREIHEKPQLRWTVGRLSEVAGLPRAAFSRLFTTAVGEPPMRYVTGWRLGLAAQLLRETDLALARIAPQVGYSTEFALSAAFRREYGVSPGQFRSAP